The proteins below come from a single Triticum aestivum cultivar Chinese Spring chromosome 5D, IWGSC CS RefSeq v2.1, whole genome shotgun sequence genomic window:
- the LOC123123443 gene encoding uncharacterized protein, translating to MAFADTAARRLLRGAGGGVARGIAADAVGMSFALDGLWQIIAGLFASAAHLLVLPFEVLGHLLAAAAHLLVLPFEALWHLLQSVIAGVSFCFDSLFATLGSAAHALVVPFEALWHLLQSAAAGVTLCFGNLVAAIGSVPHALAVPFVALWHLLQSAAAGIGFCFGNLVAALGSAAPALVVPFEALWQWLQAAPAAISFGFHGLGQLIHGCIDGLAAALGSAAHALAVPFESLWQWLQAAAAGVSSNFDGFWEHMQGLFANLPAALASAAHNLVLPLQAFWRWIQNTVAGGWDGFWPLIQRFVATAASTAHELVPAVEALWRWLKDAAAVALPVVLAIAAVVCVAALVWFWWRVLGVAAFVAGVLVAQALVLAGVLVAQALVLVICICGRCLFVVAMGVGGALAYLLPICGQYCASVTMAAPEVAGVLISRAAFKAEPRMYFQILHLAGPLVASAVFSTSPLPWAVGLSVVALFSRGFSGGKEPMPRCKTLSTTPEEDQIWVHEDDQMWTPAEDQPIIIVE from the coding sequence ATGGCCTTCGCCGACACAGCAGCACGGAGGCTCCTGCGCGGCGCAGGTGGCGGTGTGGCTCGAGgaatcgccgccgacgccgtcggCATGAGCTTCGCCCTTGACGGATTGTGGCAGATCATCGCGGGCCTGTTCGCGAGCGCGGCTCACCTGCTCGTCCTGCCGTTCGAGGTGCTCGGGCACTTGCTCGCCGCCGCGGCTCACCTGCTCGTCCTGCCTTTCGAGGCGCTCTGGCACTTGCTGCAGTCCGTCATCGCCGGCGTTAGCTTTTGTTTCGACAGCCTCTTCGCCACGCTCGGGAGCGCGGCCCACGCTCTGGTGGTGCCGTTCGAGGCGCTCTGGCACTTGCTGCAGTCCGCTGCCGCGGGCGTTACCTTATGCTTCGGAAACCTCGTTGCGGCGATCGGGAGCGTGCCCCATGCTCTGGCGGTGCCGTTCGTGGCGCTCTGGCACTTGCTGCAGTCCGCCGCCGCGGGTATCGGCTTCTGCTTCGGCAACCTCGTCGCCGCGCTCGGTAGCGCAGCCCCCGCTCTAGTGGTGCCGTTCGAAGCGCTGTGGCAGTGGCTCCAGGCCGCCCCCGCAGCCATCAGTTTCGGCTTCCACGGTCTGGGGCAGCTCATACATGGCTGCATCGacggcctcgccgccgcgctcgggAGCGCGGCCCACGCTCTGGCGGTGCCGTTTGAATCGCTCTGGCAGTGGCTCCAGGCCGCGGCCGCCGGCGTCAGTTCCAACTTCGACGGCTTCTGGGAGCACATGCAGGGCCTCTTCGCCAACCTTCCCGCCGCGCTCGCCAGCGCTGCCCACAACCTCGTCCTGCCGTTACAGGCCTTCTGGCGGTGGATACAGAACACCGTCGCCGGCGGCTGGGATGGCTTTTGGCCGCTCATCCAGCGCTTCGTCGCCACGGCCGCGAGCACGGCCCACGAGCTTGTCCCGGCCGTGGAGGCGTTGTGGCGGTGGCTCaaggacgccgccgccgtcgcgctccCCGTCGTGCTGGCCATCGCCGCGGTCGTTTGCGTCGCGGCCCTAGTCTGGTTCTGGTGGCGGGTCCTCGGCGTCGCGGCCTTCGTGGCCGGCGTGCTGGTCGCGCAAGCGCTCGTGCTGGCCGGAGTGCTGGTCGCACAAGCGCTCGTCTTGGTCATCTGCATCTGCGGGCGCTGCTTGTTCGTCGTCGCCATGGGGGTCGGGGGTGCGCTCGCCTACCTACTCCCCATCTGTGGGCAGTACTGCGCCAGCGTTACCATGGCTGCACCAGAGGTCGCCGGCGTGCTGATATCACGCGCCGCGTTCAAGGCGGAACCGCGGATGTACTTCCAGATCCTCCATTTGGCTGGCCCCCTCGTGGCCTCTGCTGTCTTCTCCACGAGCCCCCTCCCCTGGGCGGTCGGACTGTCGGTCGTCGCCCTTTTCAGCCGTGGATTTTCAGGCGGCAAAGAGCCGATGCCGAGGTGCAAAACCTTGTCGACGACTCCTGAGGAAGATCAGATCTGGGTTCACGAGGATGATCAGATGTGGACTCCTGCAGAAGATCAGCCTATTATCATAGTAGAATAA